The following proteins come from a genomic window of Ailuropoda melanoleuca isolate Jingjing chromosome 2, ASM200744v2, whole genome shotgun sequence:
- the ZSCAN20 gene encoding zinc finger and SCAN domain-containing protein 20 isoform X1 yields MAVALESQTQASPPPEPEELLIVKLEGDSWRSESKLREEDHDRVPGPEASRQRFRQFRYRDAAGPHEAFSQLWALCCHWLRPEIRLKEQILELLVLEQFLTILPGEVQAWVQARHPESGEEAVALVEDWHREVRAAGQRELGLCAEETRSLKAMQESPPCQLQPTNHWPEAQCQKQWVKKSCPALPKHLDAKMAPQPLKESAVLTPRVPTLPKMGSVGDWEVTAESQEALGPGKHAEKEFCKDPPGDGCGNGVPLGVPVSKPSINSQREQGSEFWRPSFINSGKRNTADYNPGSEQTRPAQALAWRDSKPWEEPYQWDMEDMKVSGVHWGYEETKTFLAILSESPFSEKLRTCHQNRQVYRAIAERLRARGFLRTLEQCRYRVKNLLRNYRKAKSSHPPGTCPFYEELEALVRARTAVRVTGGPGEAVTLPRLVDSDVEMDEQEEGGWEPEETAEDCNGDDLATDDSVQGPRLPGGPALFQSRIAGVHWGYEETKAFLTILSESPFSEKLRTCHQNSQVYRAIAERLCAQGFLRTLEQCRYRFKNLLRSYRKAKSSHPPGTCPFYEELDSLMRARTAVRAMVTLREAAGLHRSGQSSTEADDQQAWDEMADEDAIKSPAPRPNTPDTGFEMRHKDEDQISEQDIFEDLPGALSKCTREDVCHPPDWGQDSDNEGEGEGQWGNHPQEQWEECSSEEDLEKLIDHQGLYLAEKPYKCDTCVKSFSRSSHFIAHQRIHTGEKPYKCLECGKSFSDRSNLNTHQRIHTGEKPYKCLECGKGFSDHSNLVTHQRIHTGEKPYKCGECWKSFNQSSNLLKHQRIHLGGNPDHCGEPGENFGQSPPFSAHCRNSAQETSLEQPQSASKNLNSGPHSTNSGEKLYQCSDCGRTFSKSSALISHQRIHTGEKPYECAECGKSFSKSSTLANHQRTHTGEKPYKCVDCGKCFSERSKLITHQRVHTGEKPYKCLECGKFFRDRSNLITHQRIHTGEKPYKCRECGKCFNQSSSLIIHQRIHTGEKPYKCTECGKDFNNSSHFSAHRRTHAGGKTS; encoded by the exons ATGGCCGTGGCCCTAGAATCCCAGACCCAGGCCTCTCCCCCACCGGAGCCTGAAGAACTCCTGATTGTGAAACTGGAGGGGGATTCGTGGCGATCAGAATCCAAACTCCGGGAGGAGGACCACGACCGCGTCCCTGGGCCTGAGGCCTCCCGCCAGCGCTTCAGGCAGTTCCGGTACAGGGATGCGGCGGGACCCCACGAAGCCTTCAGCCAGCTCTGGGCGCTCTGCTGCCACTGGCTGCGGCCAGAGATCCGCCTCAAAGAGCAGAtcctggagctgctggtgctGGAGCAGTTCCTGACTATCTTACCCGGGGAGGTGCAGGCCTGGGTGCAGGCGCGCCACCCTGAGAGCGGCGAGGAGGCGGTGGCCTTGGTGGAGGATTGGCACCGAGAGGTCCGGGCTGCGGGCCAGAGG GAACTGGGCTTGTGTGCAGAAGAGACCCGGTCCTTAAAGGCAATGCAGGAATCTCCGCCTTGTCAGCTGCAGCCCACGAATCACTGGCCTGAGGCACAGTGCCAGAAGCAGTGGGTGAAGAagtcctgccctgcccttcccaaGCATCTGGACGCCAAGATGGCGCCGCAGCCCTTGAAGGAGAGTG cTGTCCTCACTCCCCGAGTCCCTACTCTTCCAAAGATGGGGAGCGTTGGAGATTGGGAGGTGACAGCTGAGTCCCAG GAAGCCCTGGGCCCTGGCAAACACGCCGAGAAGGAGTTCTGCAAGGACCCCCCAGGAGACGGGTGTGGGAACGGTGTGCCCCTAG gtGTTCCAGTTTCAAAACCAAGTATcaacagccagcgagagcaggGATCAGAATTTTGGCGTCCAAGCTTTATAAATTCCGGAAAAAGGAACACTGCAGATTACAACCCAGGCAGTGAGCAAACAAGACCAGCTCAGGCATTGGCCTGGAGAGACTCAAAGCCCTGGGAGGAACCGTACCAGTGGGACATGGAGGACATGAAGGTGTCGGGTGTGCACTGGGGCTACGAGGAAACCAAGACTTTTCTGGCCATTTTGAGTGAGTCTCCTTTCTCTGAAAAGCTCCGGACTTGTCACCAGAACCGCCAGGTGTACCGGGCCATTGCAGAGCGGCTGAGGGCTCGGGGCTTCCTGCGGACTCTGGAGCAGTGTCGCTACAGGGTCAAAAACCTCCTCCGGAATTACCGGAAAGCCAAGAGCAGCCACCCACCAGGGACGTGCCCCTTCTATGAGGAGCTGGAGGCCCTGGTGAGGGCGCGGACGGCCGTCAGAGTCACAGGTGGCCCAGGAGAGGCTGTGACGCTCCCCAGGCTGGTGGACAGCGATGTGGAAATggatgagcaggaggaagggggctgggagCCTGAGGAGACGGCAGAAGACTGTAATGGTGATGACCTGGCCACCGATGATTCCGTCCAGGGGCCCAGGCTTCCAGGGGGCCCAGCTCTGTTCCAGAGTCGTATCG CAGGTGTGCACTGGGGCTACGAGGAGACCAAGGCCTTCCTGACCATTCTCAGCGAGTCCCCATTCTCTGAAAAGCTTCGCACCTGTCACCAGAACAGCCAGGTGTACCGGGCCATTGCGGAGCGGCTGTGTGCACAGGGCTTCCTGCGGACCCTGGAGCAGTGTCGCTACAGATTCAAAAACCTCCTTCGAAGCTACCGGAAAGCCAAGAGCAGCCACCCACCAGGGACGTGCCCCTTCTATGAGGAGCTGGACTCCCTGATGAGGGCGCGGACTGCGGTCAGAGCCATGGTAACCCTCAGGGAGGCAGCAGGTCTCCATAGGTCCGGGCAGAGCAGTACCGAGGCTGATGACCAGCAGGCCTGGGATGAGATGGCAGATGAAGATGCCATCAAATCTCCAGCCCCACGTCCTAATACCCCGGATACCG GGTTTGAGATGAGGCATAAGGATGAAGACCAGATTTCGGAGCAGGACATTTTTGAGGATTTGCCTGGAGCCTTATCAAAATGTACTAGAGAGGATGTTTGCCACCCTCCTGACTGGGGGCAAGACAGTGACAACGAAGGCGAAGGCGAAGGGCAGTGGGGAAACCACCCCCAGGAGCAGTGGGAAGAATGTTCTTCTGAAGAGGACTTAGAAAAACTTATCGACCATCAGGGCCTGTACTTGGCAGAGAAACCCTACAAGTGTGATACATGTGTGAAAAGTTTCAGTCGGAGCTCCCACTTCATCGCCCACCAGCGGATCCACACAGGTGAGAAACCCTACAAATGCCTTGAATGTGGGAAGAGCTTTAGTGACCGCTCCAACCTCAATACCCATCAgagaatccacactggagagaagccctacaAATGCCTTGAATGTGGGAAAGGCTTTAGTGATCACTCCAATCTTGTCACCCACCAGAGAATccacacaggggagaagccctatAAATGTGGGGAATGTTGGAAAAGTTTCAACCAGAGCTCAAACCTCCTGAAACATCAGAGAATCCACTTGGGAGGCAATCCTGACCATTGTGGTGAGCCTGGGGAAAACTTTGGCCAAAGCCCACCCTTCAGTGCTCACTGCAGGAACTCTGCACAAGAGACATCTCTTGAACAACCTCAGAGTGCCAGTAAGAACTTGAACTCTGGCCCACACAGCACCAACTCAGGGGAAAAGCTTTACCAGTGTTCTGACTGTGGAAGAACCTTCTCTAAGAGCTCTGCCCTCATTAGTCACCAAAGAATCCATAcgggagagaaaccatatgaatgtGCCGAATGTGGGAAAAGCTTCAGTAAGAGCTCCACGCTGGCTAACCACCAGCGAACCCACACGGGGGAGAAGCCGTACAAGTGTGTGGACTGTGGGAAGTGCTTCAGTGAGCGCTCCAAGCTCATCACACACCAGAGGGTgcacacaggagagaagccctACAAATGCCTCGAGTGTGGAAAGTTCTTTCGTGATCGTTCCAACCTCATTACTCACCAGCGGATTCACACGGGCGAGAAGCCTTATAAGTGCAGAGAATGTGGGAAATGTTTTAACCAGAGTTCTAGTCTGATTATTCACCAGAGaatccacactggggagaaaccctACAAGTGCACGGAGTGTGGGAAAGACTTCAACAATAGCTCGCACTTCAGTGCCCACCGGAGAACTCATGCAGGAGGGAAAACGTCATAG
- the ZSCAN20 gene encoding zinc finger and SCAN domain-containing protein 20 isoform X3, producing MQESPPCQLQPTNHWPEAQCQKQWVKKSCPALPKHLDAKMAPQPLKESAVLTPRVPTLPKMGSVGDWEVTAESQEALGPGKHAEKEFCKDPPGDGCGNGVPLGVPVSKPSINSQREQGSEFWRPSFINSGKRNTADYNPGSEQTRPAQALAWRDSKPWEEPYQWDMEDMKVSGVHWGYEETKTFLAILSESPFSEKLRTCHQNRQVYRAIAERLRARGFLRTLEQCRYRVKNLLRNYRKAKSSHPPGTCPFYEELEALVRARTAVRVTGGPGEAVTLPRLVDSDVEMDEQEEGGWEPEETAEDCNGDDLATDDSVQGPRLPGGPALFQSRIAGVHWGYEETKAFLTILSESPFSEKLRTCHQNSQVYRAIAERLCAQGFLRTLEQCRYRFKNLLRSYRKAKSSHPPGTCPFYEELDSLMRARTAVRAMVTLREAAGLHRSGQSSTEADDQQAWDEMADEDAIKSPAPRPNTPDTGFEMRHKDEDQISEQDIFEDLPGALSKCTREDVCHPPDWGQDSDNEGEGEGQWGNHPQEQWEECSSEEDLEKLIDHQGLYLAEKPYKCDTCVKSFSRSSHFIAHQRIHTGEKPYKCLECGKSFSDRSNLNTHQRIHTGEKPYKCLECGKGFSDHSNLVTHQRIHTGEKPYKCGECWKSFNQSSNLLKHQRIHLGGNPDHCGEPGENFGQSPPFSAHCRNSAQETSLEQPQSASKNLNSGPHSTNSGEKLYQCSDCGRTFSKSSALISHQRIHTGEKPYECAECGKSFSKSSTLANHQRTHTGEKPYKCVDCGKCFSERSKLITHQRVHTGEKPYKCLECGKFFRDRSNLITHQRIHTGEKPYKCRECGKCFNQSSSLIIHQRIHTGEKPYKCTECGKDFNNSSHFSAHRRTHAGGKTS from the exons ATGCAGGAATCTCCGCCTTGTCAGCTGCAGCCCACGAATCACTGGCCTGAGGCACAGTGCCAGAAGCAGTGGGTGAAGAagtcctgccctgcccttcccaaGCATCTGGACGCCAAGATGGCGCCGCAGCCCTTGAAGGAGAGTG cTGTCCTCACTCCCCGAGTCCCTACTCTTCCAAAGATGGGGAGCGTTGGAGATTGGGAGGTGACAGCTGAGTCCCAG GAAGCCCTGGGCCCTGGCAAACACGCCGAGAAGGAGTTCTGCAAGGACCCCCCAGGAGACGGGTGTGGGAACGGTGTGCCCCTAG gtGTTCCAGTTTCAAAACCAAGTATcaacagccagcgagagcaggGATCAGAATTTTGGCGTCCAAGCTTTATAAATTCCGGAAAAAGGAACACTGCAGATTACAACCCAGGCAGTGAGCAAACAAGACCAGCTCAGGCATTGGCCTGGAGAGACTCAAAGCCCTGGGAGGAACCGTACCAGTGGGACATGGAGGACATGAAGGTGTCGGGTGTGCACTGGGGCTACGAGGAAACCAAGACTTTTCTGGCCATTTTGAGTGAGTCTCCTTTCTCTGAAAAGCTCCGGACTTGTCACCAGAACCGCCAGGTGTACCGGGCCATTGCAGAGCGGCTGAGGGCTCGGGGCTTCCTGCGGACTCTGGAGCAGTGTCGCTACAGGGTCAAAAACCTCCTCCGGAATTACCGGAAAGCCAAGAGCAGCCACCCACCAGGGACGTGCCCCTTCTATGAGGAGCTGGAGGCCCTGGTGAGGGCGCGGACGGCCGTCAGAGTCACAGGTGGCCCAGGAGAGGCTGTGACGCTCCCCAGGCTGGTGGACAGCGATGTGGAAATggatgagcaggaggaagggggctgggagCCTGAGGAGACGGCAGAAGACTGTAATGGTGATGACCTGGCCACCGATGATTCCGTCCAGGGGCCCAGGCTTCCAGGGGGCCCAGCTCTGTTCCAGAGTCGTATCG CAGGTGTGCACTGGGGCTACGAGGAGACCAAGGCCTTCCTGACCATTCTCAGCGAGTCCCCATTCTCTGAAAAGCTTCGCACCTGTCACCAGAACAGCCAGGTGTACCGGGCCATTGCGGAGCGGCTGTGTGCACAGGGCTTCCTGCGGACCCTGGAGCAGTGTCGCTACAGATTCAAAAACCTCCTTCGAAGCTACCGGAAAGCCAAGAGCAGCCACCCACCAGGGACGTGCCCCTTCTATGAGGAGCTGGACTCCCTGATGAGGGCGCGGACTGCGGTCAGAGCCATGGTAACCCTCAGGGAGGCAGCAGGTCTCCATAGGTCCGGGCAGAGCAGTACCGAGGCTGATGACCAGCAGGCCTGGGATGAGATGGCAGATGAAGATGCCATCAAATCTCCAGCCCCACGTCCTAATACCCCGGATACCG GGTTTGAGATGAGGCATAAGGATGAAGACCAGATTTCGGAGCAGGACATTTTTGAGGATTTGCCTGGAGCCTTATCAAAATGTACTAGAGAGGATGTTTGCCACCCTCCTGACTGGGGGCAAGACAGTGACAACGAAGGCGAAGGCGAAGGGCAGTGGGGAAACCACCCCCAGGAGCAGTGGGAAGAATGTTCTTCTGAAGAGGACTTAGAAAAACTTATCGACCATCAGGGCCTGTACTTGGCAGAGAAACCCTACAAGTGTGATACATGTGTGAAAAGTTTCAGTCGGAGCTCCCACTTCATCGCCCACCAGCGGATCCACACAGGTGAGAAACCCTACAAATGCCTTGAATGTGGGAAGAGCTTTAGTGACCGCTCCAACCTCAATACCCATCAgagaatccacactggagagaagccctacaAATGCCTTGAATGTGGGAAAGGCTTTAGTGATCACTCCAATCTTGTCACCCACCAGAGAATccacacaggggagaagccctatAAATGTGGGGAATGTTGGAAAAGTTTCAACCAGAGCTCAAACCTCCTGAAACATCAGAGAATCCACTTGGGAGGCAATCCTGACCATTGTGGTGAGCCTGGGGAAAACTTTGGCCAAAGCCCACCCTTCAGTGCTCACTGCAGGAACTCTGCACAAGAGACATCTCTTGAACAACCTCAGAGTGCCAGTAAGAACTTGAACTCTGGCCCACACAGCACCAACTCAGGGGAAAAGCTTTACCAGTGTTCTGACTGTGGAAGAACCTTCTCTAAGAGCTCTGCCCTCATTAGTCACCAAAGAATCCATAcgggagagaaaccatatgaatgtGCCGAATGTGGGAAAAGCTTCAGTAAGAGCTCCACGCTGGCTAACCACCAGCGAACCCACACGGGGGAGAAGCCGTACAAGTGTGTGGACTGTGGGAAGTGCTTCAGTGAGCGCTCCAAGCTCATCACACACCAGAGGGTgcacacaggagagaagccctACAAATGCCTCGAGTGTGGAAAGTTCTTTCGTGATCGTTCCAACCTCATTACTCACCAGCGGATTCACACGGGCGAGAAGCCTTATAAGTGCAGAGAATGTGGGAAATGTTTTAACCAGAGTTCTAGTCTGATTATTCACCAGAGaatccacactggggagaaaccctACAAGTGCACGGAGTGTGGGAAAGACTTCAACAATAGCTCGCACTTCAGTGCCCACCGGAGAACTCATGCAGGAGGGAAAACGTCATAG
- the ZSCAN20 gene encoding zinc finger and SCAN domain-containing protein 20 isoform X2: MAVALESQTQASPPPEPEELLIVKLEGDSWRSESKLREEDHDRVPGPEASRQRFRQFRYRDAAGPHEAFSQLWALCCHWLRPEIRLKEQILELLVLEQFLTILPGEVQAWVQARHPESGEEAVALVEDWHREVRAAGQRELGLCAEETRSLKAMQESPPCQLQPTNHWPEAQCQKQWVKKSCPALPKHLDAKMAPQPLKESAVLTPRVPTLPKMGSVGDWEVTAESQEALGPGKHAEKEFCKDPPGDGCGNGVPLGVPVSKPSINSQREQGSEFWRPSFINSGKRNTADYNPGSEQTRPAQALAWRDSKPWEEPYQWDMEDMKVSGVHWGYEETKTFLAILSESPFSEKLRTCHQNRQVYRAIAERLRARGFLRTLEQCRYRVKNLLRNYRKAKSSHPPGTCPFYEELEALVRARTAVRVTGGPGEAVTLPRLVDSDVEMDEQEEGGWEPEETAEDCNGDDLATDDSVQGPRLPGGPALFQSRIGVHWGYEETKAFLTILSESPFSEKLRTCHQNSQVYRAIAERLCAQGFLRTLEQCRYRFKNLLRSYRKAKSSHPPGTCPFYEELDSLMRARTAVRAMVTLREAAGLHRSGQSSTEADDQQAWDEMADEDAIKSPAPRPNTPDTGFEMRHKDEDQISEQDIFEDLPGALSKCTREDVCHPPDWGQDSDNEGEGEGQWGNHPQEQWEECSSEEDLEKLIDHQGLYLAEKPYKCDTCVKSFSRSSHFIAHQRIHTGEKPYKCLECGKSFSDRSNLNTHQRIHTGEKPYKCLECGKGFSDHSNLVTHQRIHTGEKPYKCGECWKSFNQSSNLLKHQRIHLGGNPDHCGEPGENFGQSPPFSAHCRNSAQETSLEQPQSASKNLNSGPHSTNSGEKLYQCSDCGRTFSKSSALISHQRIHTGEKPYECAECGKSFSKSSTLANHQRTHTGEKPYKCVDCGKCFSERSKLITHQRVHTGEKPYKCLECGKFFRDRSNLITHQRIHTGEKPYKCRECGKCFNQSSSLIIHQRIHTGEKPYKCTECGKDFNNSSHFSAHRRTHAGGKTS; the protein is encoded by the exons ATGGCCGTGGCCCTAGAATCCCAGACCCAGGCCTCTCCCCCACCGGAGCCTGAAGAACTCCTGATTGTGAAACTGGAGGGGGATTCGTGGCGATCAGAATCCAAACTCCGGGAGGAGGACCACGACCGCGTCCCTGGGCCTGAGGCCTCCCGCCAGCGCTTCAGGCAGTTCCGGTACAGGGATGCGGCGGGACCCCACGAAGCCTTCAGCCAGCTCTGGGCGCTCTGCTGCCACTGGCTGCGGCCAGAGATCCGCCTCAAAGAGCAGAtcctggagctgctggtgctGGAGCAGTTCCTGACTATCTTACCCGGGGAGGTGCAGGCCTGGGTGCAGGCGCGCCACCCTGAGAGCGGCGAGGAGGCGGTGGCCTTGGTGGAGGATTGGCACCGAGAGGTCCGGGCTGCGGGCCAGAGG GAACTGGGCTTGTGTGCAGAAGAGACCCGGTCCTTAAAGGCAATGCAGGAATCTCCGCCTTGTCAGCTGCAGCCCACGAATCACTGGCCTGAGGCACAGTGCCAGAAGCAGTGGGTGAAGAagtcctgccctgcccttcccaaGCATCTGGACGCCAAGATGGCGCCGCAGCCCTTGAAGGAGAGTG cTGTCCTCACTCCCCGAGTCCCTACTCTTCCAAAGATGGGGAGCGTTGGAGATTGGGAGGTGACAGCTGAGTCCCAG GAAGCCCTGGGCCCTGGCAAACACGCCGAGAAGGAGTTCTGCAAGGACCCCCCAGGAGACGGGTGTGGGAACGGTGTGCCCCTAG gtGTTCCAGTTTCAAAACCAAGTATcaacagccagcgagagcaggGATCAGAATTTTGGCGTCCAAGCTTTATAAATTCCGGAAAAAGGAACACTGCAGATTACAACCCAGGCAGTGAGCAAACAAGACCAGCTCAGGCATTGGCCTGGAGAGACTCAAAGCCCTGGGAGGAACCGTACCAGTGGGACATGGAGGACATGAAGGTGTCGGGTGTGCACTGGGGCTACGAGGAAACCAAGACTTTTCTGGCCATTTTGAGTGAGTCTCCTTTCTCTGAAAAGCTCCGGACTTGTCACCAGAACCGCCAGGTGTACCGGGCCATTGCAGAGCGGCTGAGGGCTCGGGGCTTCCTGCGGACTCTGGAGCAGTGTCGCTACAGGGTCAAAAACCTCCTCCGGAATTACCGGAAAGCCAAGAGCAGCCACCCACCAGGGACGTGCCCCTTCTATGAGGAGCTGGAGGCCCTGGTGAGGGCGCGGACGGCCGTCAGAGTCACAGGTGGCCCAGGAGAGGCTGTGACGCTCCCCAGGCTGGTGGACAGCGATGTGGAAATggatgagcaggaggaagggggctgggagCCTGAGGAGACGGCAGAAGACTGTAATGGTGATGACCTGGCCACCGATGATTCCGTCCAGGGGCCCAGGCTTCCAGGGGGCCCAGCTCTGTTCCAGAGTCGTATCG GTGTGCACTGGGGCTACGAGGAGACCAAGGCCTTCCTGACCATTCTCAGCGAGTCCCCATTCTCTGAAAAGCTTCGCACCTGTCACCAGAACAGCCAGGTGTACCGGGCCATTGCGGAGCGGCTGTGTGCACAGGGCTTCCTGCGGACCCTGGAGCAGTGTCGCTACAGATTCAAAAACCTCCTTCGAAGCTACCGGAAAGCCAAGAGCAGCCACCCACCAGGGACGTGCCCCTTCTATGAGGAGCTGGACTCCCTGATGAGGGCGCGGACTGCGGTCAGAGCCATGGTAACCCTCAGGGAGGCAGCAGGTCTCCATAGGTCCGGGCAGAGCAGTACCGAGGCTGATGACCAGCAGGCCTGGGATGAGATGGCAGATGAAGATGCCATCAAATCTCCAGCCCCACGTCCTAATACCCCGGATACCG GGTTTGAGATGAGGCATAAGGATGAAGACCAGATTTCGGAGCAGGACATTTTTGAGGATTTGCCTGGAGCCTTATCAAAATGTACTAGAGAGGATGTTTGCCACCCTCCTGACTGGGGGCAAGACAGTGACAACGAAGGCGAAGGCGAAGGGCAGTGGGGAAACCACCCCCAGGAGCAGTGGGAAGAATGTTCTTCTGAAGAGGACTTAGAAAAACTTATCGACCATCAGGGCCTGTACTTGGCAGAGAAACCCTACAAGTGTGATACATGTGTGAAAAGTTTCAGTCGGAGCTCCCACTTCATCGCCCACCAGCGGATCCACACAGGTGAGAAACCCTACAAATGCCTTGAATGTGGGAAGAGCTTTAGTGACCGCTCCAACCTCAATACCCATCAgagaatccacactggagagaagccctacaAATGCCTTGAATGTGGGAAAGGCTTTAGTGATCACTCCAATCTTGTCACCCACCAGAGAATccacacaggggagaagccctatAAATGTGGGGAATGTTGGAAAAGTTTCAACCAGAGCTCAAACCTCCTGAAACATCAGAGAATCCACTTGGGAGGCAATCCTGACCATTGTGGTGAGCCTGGGGAAAACTTTGGCCAAAGCCCACCCTTCAGTGCTCACTGCAGGAACTCTGCACAAGAGACATCTCTTGAACAACCTCAGAGTGCCAGTAAGAACTTGAACTCTGGCCCACACAGCACCAACTCAGGGGAAAAGCTTTACCAGTGTTCTGACTGTGGAAGAACCTTCTCTAAGAGCTCTGCCCTCATTAGTCACCAAAGAATCCATAcgggagagaaaccatatgaatgtGCCGAATGTGGGAAAAGCTTCAGTAAGAGCTCCACGCTGGCTAACCACCAGCGAACCCACACGGGGGAGAAGCCGTACAAGTGTGTGGACTGTGGGAAGTGCTTCAGTGAGCGCTCCAAGCTCATCACACACCAGAGGGTgcacacaggagagaagccctACAAATGCCTCGAGTGTGGAAAGTTCTTTCGTGATCGTTCCAACCTCATTACTCACCAGCGGATTCACACGGGCGAGAAGCCTTATAAGTGCAGAGAATGTGGGAAATGTTTTAACCAGAGTTCTAGTCTGATTATTCACCAGAGaatccacactggggagaaaccctACAAGTGCACGGAGTGTGGGAAAGACTTCAACAATAGCTCGCACTTCAGTGCCCACCGGAGAACTCATGCAGGAGGGAAAACGTCATAG